A genome region from Candidatus Manganitrophaceae bacterium includes the following:
- a CDS encoding L-threonine 3-dehydrogenase — translation MKAIVKTKKGKGLEMHEVPIPSLQADEVMIQVDVVSICGTDLHLDRWDGWAQGRVKALPQIIGHELSGKVVEVGLGVKRFRPGDFVSADSHIPCLICGTCLRGMCHLCDDLVILGVDRDGCFAELVAIPERSLWKNESSLPPDIASIQDPLGNAIYATLVEPVAGREVLILGDGPVGLLSIAVARVSGASRIMMTGLNPLCLEIGRKMGADRVYHADQVNVVEAVMDETAGSGADVVIEMSGDPQAISDGLKMVQKGGRFSAFGLPSQSVAVDFSEEIIFKGIRLYGINGRKMFETWFEMAGMLNSGRLDPGPVLTHHLSFEDFEKGFQMMEASPREAAKVVLYLNKSLLNKSLMKDRGE, via the coding sequence ATGAAGGCAATCGTCAAGACCAAAAAAGGGAAGGGATTGGAGATGCATGAGGTCCCCATTCCTTCTCTGCAAGCGGACGAGGTGATGATCCAGGTTGATGTGGTCTCCATCTGCGGGACGGATCTCCACCTGGATCGTTGGGATGGCTGGGCGCAAGGCCGGGTCAAGGCGCTTCCTCAAATTATCGGTCATGAACTTTCCGGGAAAGTGGTCGAGGTCGGCTTAGGTGTCAAGCGCTTCAGGCCGGGTGACTTTGTTTCGGCCGACAGCCATATTCCTTGTCTTATCTGTGGAACCTGCTTGCGGGGGATGTGCCACCTTTGTGATGATCTGGTGATCCTGGGCGTGGATCGGGACGGTTGTTTTGCAGAGCTTGTCGCCATCCCGGAACGCAGTCTCTGGAAAAATGAGTCGTCTCTCCCTCCTGATATTGCATCCATTCAGGACCCTCTCGGGAATGCGATTTATGCGACCTTGGTTGAACCGGTTGCGGGCCGAGAGGTCCTCATCCTGGGGGATGGACCGGTGGGCCTCTTATCGATTGCTGTGGCCCGGGTCTCGGGCGCTTCAAGGATCATGATGACCGGCTTAAACCCGCTTTGCCTTGAGATCGGTCGTAAAATGGGGGCAGACCGGGTCTATCATGCCGATCAGGTAAATGTTGTCGAAGCGGTCATGGACGAGACTGCGGGGTCCGGTGCCGATGTGGTTATTGAAATGTCAGGAGATCCGCAAGCCATCTCAGACGGCCTGAAGATGGTACAAAAAGGTGGGCGCTTCTCGGCCTTTGGGCTTCCATCACAGTCGGTGGCGGTCGATTTTAGCGAGGAGATCATCTTTAAAGGAATCCGACTCTACGGGATTAATGGCCGAAAGATGTTTGAGACCTGGTTTGAGATGGCCGGGATGCTGAATTCGGGCCGACTCGATCCAGGCCCGGTCCTGACCCACCACCTCTCTTTTGAGGACTTCGAAAAAGGCTTCCAAATGATGGAGGCGAGTCCAAGAGAGGCGGCCAAGGTTGTCCTTTATCTTAACAAGTCATTGCTCAACAAATCTTTGATGAAAGACCGAGGAGAATGA
- a CDS encoding efflux RND transporter permease subunit has product MKFIQEMIDRPVTVTVGVILLLLFGLIALFKIPVQLTPEVIKPEITVDTFWRGASPLEIEREIIERQEEQLKAIPGLVEMTSTSRDSRGAIVLSFRTGTDLDSVLLQVSNRLNQVSNFPLEADRPLLRTVNVGSSAIAWFILKTRPGNQKDINTTHDFAEDFIKARLERVPGVAISNVFGGIEREMQVRIDPDRVAAFNITILDLISALKRENTDISAGDFDEGKRRYIVRTLGKYRSPQDIEEVVIKTVEGKRIRVSDVAQVQLGFKKPQRMVRQNGDPAVAVNVLQESGANTLEVMEGLREAVKDLNAGILKDNDLHLNQVYDETDYIVSSIALVKKNLIAGGFLAVLVLILFLRSGSSTLIVATAIPISVIGTFLVLRILGRNLNVVSMAGMAFAVGMVVDVAIVVLENIYRHRQMGKDRNQAVIDGMSEVWGAVLASTLTTIAVFLPIFFIEEQIGQLFRDIAIAISASVSLSLIVAMTVIPTFASRIIDGAAPLEKSGKTGDVHNLFGIVPLAAKASDGIALLVYRICRRPLLAFGVVAGLTLFSVGLAWFLIPKAEYLPEGNRNLVIGILLPPPGYNLEEVRKIGEEIEADLRPYWEKDNLNPKPEDPDGPEITNFFYVASGRQVFMGVRTQDPTRIREMIPIMRKTLRKIPGMIAIVLQSGLFSRGLGEGRSIDVAFSGPDLNKLVGLGRRTFGQLRGLMSQAQIRPVPGLDLGNPEVQVIPDPTRMADMKLSASELGRTIDALLDGTKATDYFEEGERLDLVVKGLDRFDGPIEDLEHLPIRTPTGRIVTLNSLAELVITNGPEQVNHLERERTISIRVVPPIEISLQEAMEVIEEKVLAPMKAQGVLRPPYRVALKGTADDLLVTREAIQWNLILAAVITYLLMSSLFESFFYAFVIMFSVPLAAGGGFLGLWLVNKFITYQTFDILTMLGFIILIGTTVNNAILIIHQALVYIREEGEIAIKAVQRSVRVRIRPIFMSMLTSVFGMLPLVLFTGPGSEIYRGIGSVVIGGLVLSTLFTLFLVPALFSLMLDFGNRLTRSKPAGIHLEEGVVPKG; this is encoded by the coding sequence ATGAAGTTCATTCAAGAAATGATAGACCGACCGGTCACGGTGACCGTCGGTGTCATCCTGCTCCTTCTCTTTGGGTTGATCGCACTCTTCAAGATTCCAGTCCAGCTCACCCCCGAAGTCATCAAACCGGAGATCACGGTAGATACCTTCTGGCGCGGGGCCAGCCCGCTCGAGATTGAGAGAGAAATCATCGAGCGGCAGGAAGAGCAGCTTAAGGCGATCCCCGGACTGGTTGAGATGACGAGTACAAGCCGGGACAGCCGCGGGGCGATTGTCCTGAGCTTTCGAACGGGAACCGATCTGGACAGTGTCCTGCTCCAGGTCTCGAACCGTCTCAACCAGGTCTCCAATTTTCCGCTTGAGGCCGATCGGCCCCTCCTTCGGACCGTCAATGTCGGGTCCTCCGCCATTGCCTGGTTCATCCTCAAGACCCGGCCGGGGAATCAAAAAGATATTAATACCACCCACGATTTTGCTGAAGACTTTATAAAAGCCCGCTTGGAGCGGGTACCCGGCGTTGCCATCAGTAACGTTTTCGGTGGAATAGAGCGCGAGATGCAGGTCCGGATTGACCCGGACCGCGTTGCTGCATTCAACATCACAATCCTCGACCTGATCTCTGCCCTGAAAAGAGAAAATACCGATATCAGCGCAGGTGATTTTGATGAGGGAAAACGACGTTACATCGTTCGAACCCTTGGCAAGTACCGCTCTCCTCAGGATATCGAAGAGGTCGTCATCAAGACCGTTGAGGGAAAACGAATACGGGTCAGTGATGTGGCTCAGGTTCAACTCGGCTTCAAGAAACCACAGCGGATGGTCCGGCAAAACGGCGACCCTGCCGTCGCCGTCAATGTCCTGCAGGAATCAGGGGCCAACACCCTGGAGGTTATGGAAGGACTGAGAGAAGCTGTAAAAGATCTCAACGCCGGCATCCTGAAAGACAACGATCTCCATCTTAACCAGGTCTATGATGAGACGGACTACATCGTCAGTTCTATCGCCCTTGTGAAGAAAAACCTGATCGCCGGGGGCTTTCTGGCAGTGCTGGTGCTGATTCTCTTTTTACGGAGCGGGTCCAGTACGCTGATTGTTGCCACAGCCATCCCAATCAGCGTCATCGGAACCTTTCTGGTCCTCCGCATCCTTGGACGAAATCTAAACGTGGTCTCCATGGCCGGAATGGCCTTTGCTGTCGGGATGGTCGTCGATGTGGCGATTGTGGTCCTGGAGAATATTTACCGCCACCGGCAAATGGGAAAGGATCGCAATCAGGCCGTAATTGATGGGATGTCTGAAGTCTGGGGCGCCGTCCTGGCGAGCACGCTCACAACCATTGCGGTCTTCCTCCCCATCTTCTTTATTGAAGAGCAGATCGGCCAGCTCTTTCGGGACATTGCCATCGCCATCAGCGCCAGTGTCTCCCTGAGTCTGATCGTCGCGATGACCGTTATCCCGACTTTTGCCTCAAGAATTATCGACGGTGCCGCCCCGCTTGAAAAAAGTGGGAAGACCGGCGATGTTCACAACCTTTTCGGGATCGTCCCACTCGCCGCGAAGGCTTCGGACGGGATCGCCCTTCTCGTTTATCGGATCTGCCGCCGTCCCCTCCTCGCCTTCGGAGTCGTTGCGGGACTCACCCTCTTCTCCGTCGGGCTCGCCTGGTTTCTGATACCGAAAGCCGAATACCTTCCGGAAGGCAACAGGAACCTGGTCATCGGCATTCTCTTGCCGCCCCCTGGATACAACCTCGAGGAAGTACGGAAGATCGGAGAGGAGATCGAGGCTGATCTAAGACCCTATTGGGAAAAAGACAACCTGAACCCAAAACCGGAGGACCCGGACGGACCGGAAATCACCAATTTCTTCTACGTCGCTTCCGGCCGACAAGTCTTCATGGGGGTGCGGACACAGGATCCAACGCGGATCCGGGAAATGATCCCGATCATGCGGAAAACACTTCGCAAGATTCCCGGAATGATTGCCATTGTTTTACAATCGGGTCTCTTCTCAAGAGGACTCGGAGAAGGACGAAGCATCGACGTCGCATTTTCCGGACCGGATCTGAACAAATTGGTCGGTCTCGGCCGACGGACCTTTGGCCAACTGAGGGGCCTTATGTCCCAGGCACAGATCCGGCCGGTCCCAGGACTCGACCTTGGAAATCCAGAGGTCCAGGTAATTCCCGACCCCACACGCATGGCCGATATGAAACTATCGGCGAGTGAATTGGGGCGAACAATAGATGCTTTACTGGATGGGACAAAAGCGACCGACTACTTCGAAGAAGGCGAACGGCTTGATCTGGTCGTCAAGGGGCTTGATCGTTTTGATGGGCCGATTGAGGACCTGGAACACCTTCCGATCCGAACCCCGACCGGCCGCATCGTCACACTGAATTCCCTGGCAGAACTCGTGATCACCAATGGTCCGGAACAGGTTAATCATCTGGAACGGGAACGGACAATTTCGATCCGCGTCGTCCCGCCGATCGAAATCTCCCTCCAGGAAGCGATGGAGGTCATCGAAGAAAAAGTCCTTGCGCCCATGAAGGCCCAGGGCGTTCTCCGTCCCCCTTATCGTGTGGCCTTAAAAGGCACCGCGGATGACCTGCTCGTCACACGGGAAGCGATACAATGGAACTTGATCCTTGCCGCGGTGATCACCTATCTGCTGATGTCTTCCCTCTTTGAAAGTTTTTTCTATGCCTTCGTCATCATGTTCAGTGTCCCCCTGGCAGCGGGGGGCGGTTTCCTCGGGCTCTGGCTGGTGAATAAATTCATCACCTACCAGACCTTCGACATCCTCACAATGCTCGGTTTCATTATTCTGATCGGGACCACCGTGAATAACGCAATCCTCATCATCCACCAGGCCCTCGTCTATATCCGGGAAGAAGGAGAGATCGCGATCAAGGCGGTACAACGATCAGTTCGGGTCCGGATTCGTCCGATCTTTATGAGCATGCTCACCAGTGTCTTTGGCATGCTTCCTCTGGTTCTCTTCACCGGACCGGGATCTGAGATTTATCGCGGCATTGGCAGTGTCGTCATCGGTGGCCTGGTCCTCTCTACCCTGTTTACACTTTTCTTGGTTCCCGCGCTCTTCAGCCTGATGCTCGATTTTGGAAATCGACTGACAAGAAGCAAACCGGCCGGGATCCATCTGGAAGAAGGTGTCGTCCCAAAAGGATAA
- a CDS encoding lytic transglycosylase domain-containing protein: MDQYKPTYKHVWLLVVPMALLFSRPLLLDLAVPGPIPVLEEALVETVSLSVPVKHIRSDREEKIYQILSKFYTGLKSSENEALVSFISEESQRYGFDPELILALISTESSFYNWSISRKGAVGLMQIVPNTGRQLAKIKKISWDDQEDHLFDPIINVKLGIHYLHMLKLKFGNVNTALTAYNFGPTRVKRWIRNGKSIPTGYANKVMRIYQNYLDLVTVVEDLTEKTRTPAKKVKTGSAGHDVSKVSIRS, encoded by the coding sequence ATGGATCAATATAAACCGACATATAAGCACGTATGGCTCCTGGTTGTTCCGATGGCCTTGCTCTTTTCTCGTCCCCTGTTGTTGGACTTGGCGGTTCCGGGGCCGATTCCAGTACTGGAAGAAGCTCTGGTCGAGACCGTTTCCCTCTCTGTTCCCGTAAAACATATCCGCTCTGATCGCGAAGAGAAGATCTATCAAATCCTTTCCAAATTCTACACCGGATTGAAATCGTCAGAGAACGAAGCATTGGTGTCCTTCATTAGTGAGGAGAGTCAGCGCTATGGTTTTGATCCTGAGTTGATCCTGGCGCTCATCTCGACCGAAAGCTCTTTTTATAACTGGTCTATTTCCAGGAAAGGGGCGGTAGGTCTCATGCAGATTGTTCCGAATACGGGAAGGCAGCTGGCCAAGATCAAAAAAATCTCCTGGGATGATCAGGAAGATCATTTGTTTGATCCGATTATTAATGTAAAGCTTGGCATCCACTATCTTCACATGCTGAAGTTAAAGTTTGGAAATGTCAATACCGCACTCACCGCCTACAATTTTGGTCCGACCCGTGTGAAACGCTGGATCCGGAATGGCAAGTCGATTCCGACCGGCTACGCGAACAAGGTGATGAGGATCTACCAGAATTATCTGGATCTGGTGACCGTCGTCGAGGATCTGACAGAAAAGACCAGAACCCCCGCGAAAAAAGTCAAGACCGGCTCCGCCGGACACGACGTCTCAAAAGTCTCCATCCGCTCTTAA
- a CDS encoding fibronectin-binding domain-containing protein, whose product MSLSARQLKTVLTEIQGLLKGGRIFRVDQPRAWAILFQVDQHGKRHRLYFSAHRRHSRFHLATAYPPNPPKPPQFCQLLRAHLRYKRIVSIHQIDGDRVIRIDFSWMASEKSESISLTAELMGLSANIFLCDARGVILGSLYPSRDKRSLRTGALYQSPVIHPETSFHETTIPIIENEQFEFNHSVEAFYRTIEEEEKKDSLKKEALSRLDKTIRRHQKRLRQLRSKCSEAKNSERYRTLGEILKNNMHHITPGALTLICVDPAQEEGCEIELELNPALSPSENLEWYFKRYKKGQTAAASLQAEIIKNEEEITRLEHHFKIISEGGNLDPDALPILRTPRQKPKKSGPPSFLSSDGVTIVVGRNDLENEALTFRLARGNDLWFHARGIPGSHLIVRMERRREIPYQTLLDAATLALHFSKGRKAGKGDVLYTYRKYIQRPKNQKAGSVLTSQDKNIYIEIEAARLERILQNRIRPV is encoded by the coding sequence ATGTCTCTCAGCGCAAGACAGCTTAAAACCGTTCTAACCGAAATCCAGGGACTGCTGAAAGGAGGACGGATTTTCCGGGTCGATCAACCCCGGGCCTGGGCCATCCTCTTTCAGGTTGATCAACACGGGAAACGGCATCGTCTCTATTTCTCCGCGCATCGGCGGCACTCTCGGTTTCACCTCGCCACAGCTTACCCGCCCAACCCGCCGAAGCCCCCTCAATTCTGTCAACTCCTGCGCGCCCACCTTCGCTATAAGCGGATTGTCTCCATTCATCAGATCGACGGAGACCGTGTCATCCGTATTGATTTTTCCTGGATGGCCAGTGAGAAATCGGAAAGCATCTCCTTGACGGCTGAATTGATGGGCCTGTCTGCAAATATCTTCCTGTGCGATGCCCGGGGAGTCATCCTCGGATCACTTTATCCATCCCGCGATAAACGATCTCTACGCACGGGTGCCCTCTACCAGTCCCCCGTCATCCATCCGGAGACCTCTTTCCATGAAACCACAATTCCGATCATTGAAAACGAGCAGTTTGAGTTCAATCATTCAGTAGAGGCCTTCTATCGGACCATCGAAGAGGAAGAGAAAAAAGATTCCTTAAAAAAAGAAGCCCTTTCACGACTCGACAAGACCATCCGTCGGCATCAAAAAAGATTGCGCCAGCTCCGGAGCAAATGCTCCGAAGCAAAAAATTCTGAAAGATATCGTACATTAGGAGAGATCCTGAAGAATAACATGCATCACATCACACCCGGAGCGCTTACCCTAATCTGTGTGGACCCCGCTCAGGAGGAAGGATGCGAGATCGAACTTGAATTGAACCCAGCTCTTTCGCCCTCGGAAAACCTTGAATGGTATTTTAAGCGCTATAAAAAAGGACAAACTGCCGCGGCCTCCCTTCAGGCAGAAATCATAAAGAATGAAGAAGAGATAACCCGCCTGGAGCATCATTTCAAAATCATCTCAGAAGGGGGAAACCTCGATCCGGACGCGCTCCCGATTCTTCGGACACCGAGGCAGAAACCCAAAAAATCCGGACCTCCGAGTTTTTTATCATCAGACGGCGTGACCATCGTTGTCGGAAGAAATGATCTGGAGAATGAGGCGCTTACCTTCCGTCTGGCAAGGGGAAATGACCTCTGGTTCCACGCCCGGGGCATTCCAGGCTCACACCTGATCGTACGGATGGAACGGAGACGGGAGATCCCCTATCAAACCCTCCTGGATGCCGCCACGCTGGCGCTCCACTTCAGCAAAGGCCGCAAGGCCGGAAAAGGGGACGTTCTTTATACCTATAGGAAATATATTCAAAGGCCGAAGAATCAGAAGGCAGGAAGTGTACTCACTTCACAAGACAAGAATATTTATATCGAGATCGAAGCGGCCCGTTTAGAACGGATCTTGCAAAACCGCATCAGACCTGTTTAG
- a CDS encoding FAD-binding oxidoreductase, whose translation MVPQRTKSTPRSPTKTSAFVLHATSVVYPKIRWPEMRYNKNQFRERISLEKSYNILIVGGGIIGSSLAMALAERGQKEIGVVDVDLSGRWSSSERNAGGVRAFWDQPVNIHLSSLSISFFEKISEVVGFHQKGYLWLHDQAGWKTINKRITKLKENGCEIAALSPVEIQQRFPFLDRLNGISGGTFSPRDGLINPNLLKNYYRDHASTEVDWIDRHRVKEVIIEEGRVRQVRLQKILDEKDVGTFLKEGASPDQGTVSEVEVRTLVNTSGAWAPSLAKLYGKELPSIPVRRQVSVMHCKGVDLSPYGMIVDTSGLYFHHEAGNILAGYSIPSEPAGVRFGDEGSNFFLQEIWPRLAERSSRFERLKYIGGWAGLYAISPDKSAIIGRVEGLTNLFEAHSFSGRGIMQSYAAGQALAERILKGKYQMINLSSLSGDRFKERNLVPEGLHI comes from the coding sequence TTGGTCCCTCAACGTACGAAGAGTACGCCTCGATCACCAACGAAGACCTCTGCCTTTGTCTTGCATGCGACTTCTGTGGTTTATCCCAAGATCCGTTGGCCCGAAATGAGATATAATAAAAACCAGTTCAGAGAAAGGATCAGCTTGGAAAAATCCTATAACATCCTGATTGTCGGAGGCGGGATCATCGGGAGCAGTCTCGCCATGGCCCTTGCCGAGAGGGGCCAAAAAGAGATCGGGGTGGTCGATGTCGATCTTTCCGGGAGGTGGAGTTCTTCAGAGCGAAATGCCGGCGGAGTTCGGGCCTTTTGGGACCAACCAGTCAATATCCACCTTTCCAGCTTATCAATCTCCTTTTTTGAAAAGATCTCCGAAGTAGTGGGGTTTCATCAAAAGGGCTACCTCTGGCTTCATGATCAAGCAGGATGGAAGACCATCAACAAGCGCATCACGAAGCTGAAAGAAAACGGATGTGAGATTGCAGCTCTTAGCCCGGTGGAAATTCAACAACGCTTCCCCTTTCTTGACCGCCTCAATGGCATTTCCGGGGGAACATTTTCTCCCCGAGATGGCCTGATCAATCCCAACCTCCTGAAGAATTATTATCGAGACCATGCATCTACAGAGGTCGATTGGATCGATCGCCACAGGGTCAAAGAGGTGATCATCGAAGAAGGGAGAGTAAGGCAGGTCCGCCTGCAAAAGATTCTCGACGAGAAAGATGTTGGGACGTTTTTAAAAGAGGGTGCATCTCCTGACCAAGGAACGGTGTCCGAGGTTGAAGTTCGGACCCTGGTCAATACCAGTGGCGCATGGGCTCCGTCTCTGGCAAAGTTGTACGGGAAGGAACTTCCCTCGATCCCGGTCAGACGTCAGGTCTCTGTGATGCATTGCAAGGGGGTTGATCTCTCACCTTACGGAATGATTGTCGACACCAGCGGTCTCTACTTTCATCACGAGGCTGGGAATATCCTGGCAGGATATTCTATCCCCTCGGAGCCGGCCGGAGTTCGCTTTGGCGACGAAGGGTCCAACTTCTTTCTCCAGGAGATCTGGCCTCGGCTCGCTGAAAGAAGCAGTCGATTTGAAAGACTAAAGTACATCGGTGGCTGGGCCGGATTGTACGCCATTTCCCCCGATAAAAGCGCCATTATCGGCCGCGTTGAGGGCCTCACAAACCTCTTCGAGGCCCATTCTTTTTCAGGCCGGGGCATCATGCAGTCTTATGCGGCCGGCCAGGCCCTGGCCGAACGCATCCTTAAGGGGAAATACCAAATGATTAATCTATCGTCTCTTTCAGGGGACCGCTTTAAAGAGAGAAACTTGGTGCCGGAGGGCTTACATATCTAG
- a CDS encoding glycine C-acetyltransferase, protein MIEKVRKIVCAELAEIKRSGLTKEEWPITSPQGTHIIVEGRRLLNLCANNYLDLADHLDLIQAAKKALDERGYGMASVRFICGTQDLHTRLEARISTFLKTDATLLFSSCFDANTGLFETLFSQEDAILSDALNHASIIDGVRLCKAARYRYRHMDMDDLEEKLREAKHHRMRIITTDGVFSMDGEIAPLTEICRLAERYESLVMVDDSHATGFMGDEGRGSIDHCDVMGRVDLITSTLGKAMGGASGGFVSGRRELIDLLRQRSRPYLFSNALPPMIASAALAAFDLLEREPERRKGLRANTRFFREGIMAMGLRIKTGVHPIIPVLIGDPMKAKEMAKRLFEEEVFVVPFSFPVVPRGEDRIRVQISAAHDEADLAFALGKFKKVAREVGIIK, encoded by the coding sequence ATGATTGAAAAGGTCAGAAAAATCGTCTGCGCTGAACTTGCAGAGATCAAACGGTCCGGCCTGACCAAGGAGGAGTGGCCGATCACCTCCCCCCAAGGGACACACATCATCGTTGAAGGACGGCGTCTTTTGAACCTCTGTGCCAACAACTATCTTGATCTGGCCGATCATCTCGACCTGATCCAAGCCGCGAAGAAGGCGCTTGATGAACGGGGCTACGGCATGGCATCGGTTCGCTTTATCTGTGGAACACAAGATCTCCACACCCGGCTGGAAGCACGGATTAGCACTTTTCTGAAAACCGATGCCACCCTGCTTTTTTCCTCCTGTTTTGACGCAAACACGGGCCTTTTTGAGACCCTTTTTTCGCAGGAAGATGCGATCCTCTCCGATGCTCTGAATCATGCTTCTATCATTGATGGCGTCCGACTGTGTAAGGCGGCACGCTACCGCTACCGGCATATGGATATGGATGACCTGGAAGAAAAACTCCGGGAGGCAAAACACCACCGGATGCGGATCATCACTACCGATGGCGTCTTCTCGATGGATGGAGAGATCGCGCCCCTGACCGAGATCTGCCGCCTGGCGGAGCGCTATGAGTCGCTTGTGATGGTCGACGATTCGCATGCGACCGGATTTATGGGGGATGAAGGGCGGGGGTCTATTGATCACTGCGACGTGATGGGGCGTGTGGATTTAATTACCAGCACCCTGGGCAAGGCGATGGGGGGGGCTTCCGGGGGCTTTGTTTCGGGACGCCGCGAATTGATCGATCTTCTCCGCCAGCGCTCCCGGCCTTACCTCTTCTCGAACGCCCTTCCACCCATGATTGCTTCGGCCGCCCTTGCCGCCTTTGATCTGCTGGAAAGAGAACCGGAGCGGAGGAAAGGGCTCCGGGCCAACACCCGGTTTTTTCGAGAGGGCATTATGGCGATGGGTCTCAGAATCAAAACGGGGGTCCACCCGATTATCCCGGTCTTAATCGGAGATCCGATGAAGGCAAAAGAGATGGCGAAGCGCCTCTTTGAGGAAGAGGTCTTTGTGGTCCCCTTTTCTTTCCCGGTCGTTCCGAGAGGAGAAGACCGGATACGTGTTCAAATCTCTGCTGCGCATGACGAGGCGGACCTGGCCTTTGCCCTGGGAAAATTTAAAAAGGTTGCAAGGGAGGTCGGGATTATCAAATAG
- a CDS encoding efflux RND transporter periplasmic adaptor subunit, whose protein sequence is MTVDVDSATRFWYHDFMGSFIRPSRAVTSPRFSGKPVSKIFLLFFLTLITTQTDHVLAQGRPPTKVVVSPVILESIHDQVQLIGTVESWRTSRVAAETSGKVAVLKGRRGDRVEKGAVLARLGKSALQLKLRETIARRNASRARLKKAVDQMKRSEKLVKEALLSERAYREAELTVDELREGLAVSEAAILQIRDELEKKTVRAPFDGVVTRELTEVGQWVQKGGGILRMVDLSTVRILVDIPERYVSGVKKGSAVRVRIDALGKETFPGKVHALVPEGDRASRLFPLEIRVKNAQFRIKEGMLARVEFDLGEARRSLMVDKDAIIVRGPQTYLFSIQEGKAIRQKVSTGKAKGTRIEIKGPIEEGQLVVIRGNERLRDGQAVEVLPSK, encoded by the coding sequence ATGACCGTGGACGTTGATAGCGCCACACGATTCTGGTACCATGACTTTATGGGATCATTCATAAGACCATCCAGAGCTGTCACAAGCCCAAGATTCTCTGGAAAACCGGTTTCCAAAATTTTTCTTCTTTTCTTTTTAACCCTCATCACCACCCAAACAGACCATGTACTGGCGCAGGGTCGCCCGCCGACCAAGGTCGTTGTCTCCCCTGTGATCTTAGAGTCGATTCATGATCAGGTACAACTGATCGGGACGGTGGAGTCCTGGCGAACCAGTCGGGTTGCCGCCGAAACCTCGGGGAAAGTTGCCGTCCTGAAGGGACGTCGCGGAGATCGGGTCGAGAAGGGTGCCGTCCTGGCCCGCCTGGGGAAAAGCGCGCTTCAATTGAAGTTAAGGGAAACCATCGCCAGGCGGAATGCATCCCGGGCGCGCCTGAAAAAAGCAGTTGATCAGATGAAGCGTTCTGAAAAATTGGTGAAGGAGGCCCTCCTTTCAGAAAGGGCCTATCGCGAGGCCGAGTTGACGGTAGACGAGTTGAGAGAAGGCCTCGCGGTCAGTGAGGCTGCAATTCTGCAAATTCGGGATGAATTGGAGAAAAAGACCGTGAGGGCACCCTTTGATGGTGTGGTCACCCGAGAGTTAACGGAGGTGGGTCAGTGGGTACAAAAGGGGGGCGGCATTCTCCGGATGGTTGACCTCTCGACAGTTCGCATCCTCGTTGATATCCCGGAAAGATATGTTTCAGGAGTGAAGAAGGGGAGCGCTGTGCGTGTCAGGATTGATGCCCTCGGGAAGGAAACCTTTCCGGGAAAGGTCCACGCACTGGTTCCCGAGGGGGACCGGGCGTCCCGTCTCTTTCCATTGGAAATCCGAGTCAAAAATGCGCAGTTCCGTATCAAGGAAGGGATGCTGGCCAGGGTCGAATTTGACCTCGGGGAGGCACGACGCAGTCTGATGGTCGACAAAGATGCCATTATTGTAAGAGGTCCTCAAACCTACCTCTTTTCCATCCAGGAGGGCAAGGCCATCCGACAGAAGGTCTCCACCGGGAAGGCGAAGGGGACACGGATTGAAATCAAGGGTCCAATCGAAGAGGGACAATTGGTGGTCATTCGTGGGAACGAACGCTTGCGTGATGGCCAAGCGGTAGAAGTCCTCCCAAGCAAATAG